The Nocardia vinacea genome contains the following window.
ATCCCGTGAGCCGGTTCCTCGGCCACCGGCCGATGCTCGACTCCGCGCGGAACGACGAAAATCTCACCGGCACCGAGCGTCACCGGCTCGCGATCCTGCAATTCGATGCGGAAAGTGCCGTTCCAGCACAGAAACAGCTCGTCCTCGTCGTGGTGGTGCCAGGGGAATGCCCCGTGGAAGCGGGCGATGCGGACCACGGCGTCGTTGGCCATGGCCAGGTCCCGCGGCTGCCATGGTCCGGTCAGGTCGTCGATGACATCGGTGATGGAGATCTTGCTCATGGCTTCATCCTCGCGACGACAGGG
Protein-coding sequences here:
- a CDS encoding cupin domain-containing protein, which gives rise to MSKISITDVIDDLTGPWQPRDLAMANDAVVRIARFHGAFPWHHHDEDELFLCWNGTFRIELQDREPVTLGAGEIFVVPRGVEHRPVAEEPAHGIMIERPETEQYGN